From a region of the Myxococcaceae bacterium JPH2 genome:
- a CDS encoding LysR family transcriptional regulator, which yields MRFDLTDLRLFLHVIDQGSITRGAERSHLALASASARIRAMEDELRVPLLERERRGIRPTEAGRALAHHARAVLQQVEHLRGDLATFASGLKGQVRLLTNTAALTELLPERLGAFLSAHPHVDVDLEERSSSEIVLAVAEGRAEVGLVADTVDLGRLQTFPLQVDRLVLVTARGHALATRRSARFEDILEEPLIGLEEGSALQEHLGLHAARLGRRLRYRVRLRSFDAVCRMVAHGVGVGVVPESAAMRCQRSLALRKVVLEEPWAVRQLSLCVRQYDALSTNARLLVDSLRGRPPTDRVR from the coding sequence ATGCGCTTTGACCTGACCGACCTGCGACTGTTCCTCCACGTCATCGACCAAGGCAGCATCACCCGGGGCGCCGAGCGCTCTCATCTCGCCTTGGCGTCCGCGAGCGCGCGCATCCGCGCGATGGAAGATGAGCTGCGCGTGCCCCTCCTCGAAAGGGAGCGACGGGGGATTCGGCCCACGGAGGCGGGGCGGGCCTTGGCGCACCATGCGCGCGCGGTGTTGCAACAGGTGGAGCACTTGCGCGGGGACCTCGCCACCTTCGCGAGCGGTCTGAAAGGACAGGTGCGCCTGCTGACCAACACGGCGGCCCTCACCGAGCTCCTTCCGGAGAGGCTCGGTGCCTTCCTCTCCGCGCACCCTCACGTGGATGTGGACCTGGAGGAGCGCTCCAGCTCGGAGATTGTCCTGGCGGTGGCGGAAGGTCGCGCGGAGGTGGGCCTCGTTGCCGACACCGTGGACCTGGGGCGACTCCAGACGTTCCCCCTTCAGGTGGATCGCCTCGTCCTGGTGACCGCGCGTGGGCACGCGCTGGCGACGCGGCGGAGCGCGCGCTTCGAGGACATCCTGGAGGAGCCCTTGATTGGATTGGAGGAGGGCAGCGCGCTCCAGGAGCACCTGGGGTTGCATGCGGCTCGCTTGGGCCGGCGCCTGCGGTATCGGGTGCGGCTGCGAAGCTTCGACGCCGTCTGCCGGATGGTCGCGCACGGCGTGGGCGTGGGTGTGGTTCCTGAGTCCGCCGCCATGCGCTGTCAGCGCTCACTCGCCTTGCGCAAGGTGGTCCTGGAGGAGCCCTGGGCCGTGCGCCAGTTGTCGCTGTGCGTACGCCAGTACGACGCGCTGTCCACGAACGCGCGCCTGCTGGTCGACTCGCTGCGCGGGAGGCCCCCTACCGACCGGGTTCGATGA
- a CDS encoding sulfite exporter TauE/SafE family protein: MNTFVLLCLAGILAGAMNAVAGGGSFVTLPVLLWAGVPSVCANASSTVALLPGSLASTWAYREDLTSLKGLPLRTLFVTSVAGGLVGALLLLLTPSRAFDAFIPWLLLLATLAFVAGPFVGTWMRRHVQFRPRGVLATQFVLAIYGGYFGGAVGIMMMAVWGLLGAMDLRAANPAKTLLVAATNAVAVLCFIVADKVWWPQTLVLLGSAMVGGYGAARLARSLDARGLRRCVSALSLLVTLAFFLRHP; encoded by the coding sequence ATGAACACCTTCGTCCTGCTCTGCCTCGCGGGGATTCTCGCGGGAGCCATGAATGCCGTCGCGGGTGGGGGCAGCTTCGTCACCCTCCCCGTGCTCCTCTGGGCGGGCGTACCTTCGGTCTGCGCGAATGCATCCAGCACCGTCGCCCTGCTGCCCGGCAGCCTGGCCAGCACGTGGGCCTATCGCGAGGACCTCACGTCCCTGAAGGGACTCCCGCTCCGGACACTGTTCGTCACCAGCGTCGCGGGAGGACTGGTGGGCGCGCTGCTGCTCCTGCTCACCCCGAGCCGCGCGTTCGATGCCTTCATCCCGTGGCTGCTGCTGCTCGCCACACTCGCGTTCGTCGCGGGCCCTTTCGTGGGGACTTGGATGAGAAGGCACGTCCAGTTCAGGCCGCGAGGCGTGCTCGCTACGCAGTTCGTGCTCGCCATCTACGGCGGATACTTCGGTGGCGCGGTGGGCATCATGATGATGGCGGTCTGGGGGCTGCTCGGCGCCATGGACCTTCGGGCCGCGAACCCCGCCAAGACATTGCTGGTCGCCGCGACGAACGCGGTCGCGGTGCTCTGCTTCATCGTCGCGGACAAGGTGTGGTGGCCGCAGACGCTCGTGCTCCTCGGGTCCGCGATGGTGGGAGGCTACGGGGCTGCTCGCCTCGCGCGGAGCCTGGATGCGCGTGGCTTACGCCGCTGCGTCTCGGCGCTCTCCCTCCTCGTGACGCTCGCGTTCTTCCTGCGGCACCCGTAG
- a CDS encoding M20/M25/M40 family metallo-hydrolase encodes MTTLKLGVLTLSLMLATPVLAGAAEPDVWITIGSDALAPARDSFQGQGLELPSVVREKDGVAMLRVPASQVEKLAEVMHSKLNRCAGFIAHDSEAQALAAVEAGATPRVAPTLVSYTLDNAATVNALLPQVAESSLRSTITSLSTSWTSRRYNQQGGLDAANWLKSRWTTLAAGRSDISVAFFTHPASTSPQPSVILTIQGTSLPSEVVVLGAHLDSINVNGSSLSAPGADDDASGVATLTEVIRVAVAKGYRPLRTVQFIAYAAEEIGLKGSAAIAAQYKSSGKNVVGVLQLDMTNYRGSSYDIVLVSDYTTAAQNTFLTNLIKQYMPGVTSTSTRCGYACSDHASWYNQGYASSIPFEALMGQDNPYIHTVNDTLTQTAGSAQNSVKFAKLAAAYVAELAKGTASSALDDAHP; translated from the coding sequence ATGACGACGCTGAAGCTGGGAGTGTTGACCCTGTCGCTGATGCTCGCCACCCCGGTGCTCGCGGGAGCGGCGGAGCCGGATGTCTGGATAACGATTGGTTCGGATGCGCTGGCGCCCGCGCGTGACTCGTTCCAGGGGCAGGGATTGGAGCTGCCCTCGGTGGTGCGTGAGAAGGATGGCGTGGCGATGCTGCGCGTCCCCGCGTCGCAGGTGGAGAAGCTGGCCGAGGTCATGCACTCCAAGCTGAATCGTTGCGCGGGCTTCATCGCCCATGACTCCGAGGCGCAGGCCCTGGCCGCGGTGGAGGCGGGGGCCACGCCGCGCGTCGCGCCTACGCTGGTGAGCTACACGCTGGACAACGCGGCGACGGTGAATGCGCTGCTCCCCCAGGTGGCGGAGAGCAGCCTGCGCAGCACCATCACCTCGCTCTCCACGTCATGGACCTCGCGCCGCTACAACCAGCAGGGCGGCCTGGATGCGGCCAACTGGCTGAAGAGCCGCTGGACGACGCTGGCGGCGGGGCGCTCGGACATCTCCGTGGCGTTCTTCACGCACCCTGCCTCCACGTCGCCGCAGCCCTCGGTCATCCTCACCATCCAGGGGACTTCGCTCCCCAGCGAGGTGGTGGTGCTGGGCGCGCACCTGGACTCCATCAACGTCAATGGCTCCTCACTGAGCGCGCCCGGCGCGGATGATGATGCCTCCGGCGTGGCCACGCTCACCGAGGTCATCCGCGTGGCCGTGGCGAAGGGCTACCGGCCGCTGCGCACCGTCCAGTTCATCGCCTACGCGGCCGAGGAGATTGGGCTGAAGGGCTCGGCCGCCATCGCGGCCCAGTACAAGAGCAGCGGGAAGAACGTGGTGGGCGTGCTCCAACTGGACATGACCAACTATCGCGGCTCCAGCTACGACATCGTCCTGGTGTCTGACTACACCACGGCCGCGCAGAACACGTTCCTCACCAACCTCATCAAGCAATACATGCCGGGCGTGACGAGCACGTCCACGCGCTGCGGCTACGCCTGCTCGGACCACGCCTCCTGGTACAACCAGGGCTACGCCAGCTCCATCCCCTTCGAGGCGCTGATGGGCCAGGACAATCCCTACATCCACACGGTCAATGACACGCTGACCCAGACCGCCGGCTCGGCCCAGAACTCGGTCAAGTTCGCCAAGCTCGCCGCGGCCTACGTGGCGGAACTGGCCAAGGGCACCGCTTCGTCCGCGCTGGACGACGCGCATCCCTGA